In one window of Calditerricola satsumensis DNA:
- a CDS encoding 3-hydroxybutyrate dehydrogenase — translation MMRDKVVLIAGAASGIGRAMAEAFVAEGGRCVLLDQREEVVTQVARELAASGREVLGLACDVTDETALNACIDRAVERFGRLDVLINSAGLQHVAPIDAFPTEAFRRLVEVMLVAPFLAIKRAFPVMKRQRYGRILNIASINGLVGFAGKAAYNSAKHGVIGLTKVAALEGAAYGITVNALCPGYVDTPLVRNQLADLARARGVPVERVMETVLYPLIPQKRLLTPQEVADYALFLCSDKASGVTGQAVVVDGGYTAQ, via the coding sequence CTGATGCGGGACAAGGTGGTGCTGATTGCGGGCGCGGCCAGCGGCATCGGCCGGGCCATGGCCGAGGCCTTTGTCGCCGAGGGAGGGCGATGCGTCCTGTTGGACCAACGAGAGGAGGTCGTGACCCAAGTGGCGCGGGAACTGGCGGCCAGCGGCAGGGAGGTGCTGGGCCTGGCCTGCGACGTAACCGACGAGACGGCGCTGAACGCATGCATCGACCGCGCGGTGGAACGGTTCGGGCGTCTGGACGTGCTCATCAACAGCGCCGGGCTTCAGCACGTGGCGCCGATCGACGCGTTCCCCACGGAGGCGTTTCGGCGGCTGGTGGAGGTGATGCTGGTGGCGCCCTTTCTGGCCATCAAGCGCGCCTTTCCGGTCATGAAGCGGCAGCGCTATGGGCGCATCCTGAACATCGCCTCGATCAACGGCCTCGTCGGCTTTGCCGGCAAGGCGGCCTACAACAGCGCCAAGCACGGCGTCATCGGCCTGACCAAGGTCGCGGCCTTGGAGGGGGCCGCATACGGGATCACCGTCAATGCCTTGTGTCCCGGCTACGTCGACACGCCGCTGGTGCGCAACCAGCTGGCCGATCTGGCCCGCGCGCGAGGGGTGCCTGTCGAGCGCGTCATGGAAACGGTGCTGTACCCCCTGATTCCGCAGAAACGGCTGCTTACCCCCCAGGAGGTGGCCGACTACGCCCTGTTTCTCTGCAGCGACAAGGCGAGTGGGGTAACCGGCCAGGCTGTGGTGGTCGACGGCGGGTATACGGCCCAGTAG